The genomic region CAAACCAAGGGCTTCTCTAATTTGTAAGGCAAGGGCGGTGTCCACCACATCAGAGGAGGTAAGACCCATATGAAAGTAATGAGAATACTCTGGAATCTGCTCGTTTATGGCAGAAACAAAGGCAAGCACATCGTGTTTGTAAACCCTTTCATACTGGTATATCTTCTCCACTACCTTTTCGTCCACAAAGGTTCTCTTTTCTATCTCTTTTAGCGCCTCCTGTGGAATTTTTCCAAGTTTGTGCCACGCCCTACATACCGCAAGCTCCACCTTGAGCCAAAGCTTAAACTTGTTGAGGTCAGACCATATTTGACCCATTTCCCTTCTGGTATACCTCTCAATCATTGCTCTCCTCCTTAAGAATCTCAAAGGTGCTACTGGTTCCTATCCTTTCCACACCAAGCTCCAAAAACCTCAAAACCTGCTCCCTTGTCCTTATCCCACCAGAAGCCTTAACCTTTAATCTACCCCTTACCCAATCCCTTATTAGCCTTATGTCCTCTTCTACCGCTCCCATGGGTGCATATCCCGTGGAAGTTTTCACAAACTCCATACCCGTATCCGCTATGAGTTCAACTATAAACCTTTTCTCCTCTTGGTTAAGGTAGGCGGTCTCAATTATGACCTTCCTTATCACACCTTCTGTATTTCTGGCTATAGCCTTTAGCTCCTCTTCCACATATTTGTGCATACCGCTTTTTAGTGCAGAGATATTTATGACTATGTCCAACTCCCTTGCTCCATCTTCAAGAGCTCTAAGGGCTTGCAGGATTTTTTGTTCCTTTGTATCCAAACCAAAAGGGAAAGAAACCACACAGCAAACCACCAGCCTTTTTTCTGAAAATTCCACCGCCTTTCTTACCCAAAAGGGATTTACACAGACGCAGTAGACACCAAGCTCCATACACTTGTTTATCTCAACCTCAAGGTCCTTAAGGGTATGGTTAGGTCTGAGTATAGAGTGGTCTATAAACTTGGCTATATCCATGAATGGACACCGTAGGTGAGGTCATGGTATACAGAAAGTAGGGCTTTTGCACCTTCTCCTGCTGCGGTTATTATCTGCTTTGCAAAGATGTTAGTGCAGTCTCCCGCAGCGTATATGCCATGCTCCGAGGTTCTGTTGTTGCAATCTATTATTATCTCTCCCCTCTGTGTGGTAAAAACTCCCAAGGATTTTGCCAGCTCAGAATTAGGCTTTAGACCCACCTCTACAAAAACACCTTCCACTTCAACCTCATACACCCTTCCCTTTTGCAAATCTTCTAAAAGCACACTTCTCACATTCTTCCCATCGCCTTTTATTTCCAAAACTCTATGTCTAAGAAGAGGGACAACCTTTGGGTTTGAAAGCACCTTCTCTTTAAGGACCTCATCCGCCTTAAAGTGGTCTCCGAGCTCCACAAGGTATATCTTTCTTGCGTAGTTTGTAAGCTGGTCTACCGCCTCAAAGCCCGAGTTTCCACCACCTACCACAAGCACATCCACATCCTTAAAGAAAGGTGCATCACAAGTATAACAGTAAGAGACCCCTCTCCCTGTGTATTCCCTTTCCCCCGGCACTTCTAACCTTCTGTGTTCCGCACCAGTGCAAAAAAGAAGTCTTTTTGATGCATACTCTTTTCCAGAGAGGGTTTTAAGGAGAAAGCCCTCCTGCAGTCTTTCTATTTCTATTACTTGGTCCAGCACTGGCTCAATCCCAAGCCTATCCATCTGCTCCATCATCTTCTGCACAAGCATCACCCCATCCACCATAGCATATCCCAAGTAATTTTCTATCTCGCCCGCCTTTATTACCTGCCCACCCACATCCTTGGTTATAAGCAAGAAATCCATTTTCTTCCTTTGTGCGTATATGCTGGCGGATATGCCCGCAGGACCACCACCTAAGATAATAAGCTCGTGCATACTTTTATTATAAAACCGCTATAATTTTCCAATGCCTTACGAAGAAAGTCTGCCAGAACCAATCAAACTCGCCCTTGAAAAGCTCATACACATACCCACCTACGGAGAGAGGTCCGCAAGCAGACTTCTTTATAACCTCCTTAAACTCCCCATGGAAAAACGCCTTGAGATAGTCCAAGCTCTACAGTCTGTGGTAGAAAGGATAAGACCCTGCAAAGAGTGTGGTCTTTATACGGACCAAGAGATATGCAAAATATGTTCAGACCCAAAGAGGAGTAAAAAGTTTATATGCGTGGTGGAAGAATCTCAGGATGCCTTTGCCATTGAGAAATTAGAAAGATACTCTGGAGTTTACCATGTTTTGGGTGGTAGAATAGCACCCCTTGAAGGTATATCACCAAAAGACCTCAACATAGACAGCCTCATGGAAAGGATAGAAAGGTATAGACCAAGGGAGGTGATAATTGCCACGAACCCAAACTTAGAAGGTGAAGCAACCGCCAACTATCTTGCAAAACTCATAAAAAAGCAGTTTCCCACCACCAAGATAACTCGTATATCTCACGGTCTACAATTTGGCTCTCTCATAGAACTTGCGGATGAACTATCTTTGGAAAAATCCATAGAAAATAGAAAAGTGCTTTGAAACTCTTCTCTTCTTAGTATGGTCATAGATACTTCTGGTTTAAGTATGCCAAGCCTCCTTGGAATCCCGCTCTCATAATCTTTAGCATGTCCTCTACCCACAAGCACCACTATTTTGTGGTCAGGATACTTATCCAAAAGCCTTGCTATAGCCAGTGCCATACCGTTATCCCATGCGTTCTGCACATCAAAGAACCTCTTCTCGTCCACTTTTGGATGGTTT from Aquificaceae bacterium harbors:
- the deoC gene encoding deoxyribose-phosphate aldolase, yielding MDIAKFIDHSILRPNHTLKDLEVEINKCMELGVYCVCVNPFWVRKAVEFSEKRLVVCCVVSFPFGLDTKEQKILQALRALEDGARELDIVINISALKSGMHKYVEEELKAIARNTEGVIRKVIIETAYLNQEEKRFIVELIADTGMEFVKTSTGYAPMGAVEEDIRLIRDWVRGRLKVKASGGIRTREQVLRFLELGVERIGTSSTFEILKEESND
- a CDS encoding FAD-dependent oxidoreductase; this encodes MHELIILGGGPAGISASIYAQRKKMDFLLITKDVGGQVIKAGEIENYLGYAMVDGVMLVQKMMEQMDRLGIEPVLDQVIEIERLQEGFLLKTLSGKEYASKRLLFCTGAEHRRLEVPGEREYTGRGVSYCYTCDAPFFKDVDVLVVGGGNSGFEAVDQLTNYARKIYLVELGDHFKADEVLKEKVLSNPKVVPLLRHRVLEIKGDGKNVRSVLLEDLQKGRVYEVEVEGVFVEVGLKPNSELAKSLGVFTTQRGEIIIDCNNRTSEHGIYAAGDCTNIFAKQIITAAGEGAKALLSVYHDLTYGVHSWI
- the recR gene encoding recombination mediator RecR, translating into MPYEESLPEPIKLALEKLIHIPTYGERSASRLLYNLLKLPMEKRLEIVQALQSVVERIRPCKECGLYTDQEICKICSDPKRSKKFICVVEESQDAFAIEKLERYSGVYHVLGGRIAPLEGISPKDLNIDSLMERIERYRPREVIIATNPNLEGEATANYLAKLIKKQFPTTKITRISHGLQFGSLIELADELSLEKSIENRKVL